A region of Panicum virgatum strain AP13 chromosome 8N, P.virgatum_v5, whole genome shotgun sequence DNA encodes the following proteins:
- the LOC120684338 gene encoding xylanase inhibitor protein 1-like, which produces MASRRRPSPPAAEALLPLAFLLLACLSSAAAAAKQTGQLTVFWGRNAGEGTLREACDTGLYTTVVISFYSVFGHGRYWGDLSGHPLAGVGADIKHCQSRNVLVLLSIGGPGTGYSLPSSQSAADVADNLWNAHLGGRRRGVFRPFGDAAVDGIDFYIDVGGPGHYDELARRLDGYNRFYRGRKGVRLTATPRCGFPDSRLDGALRTGLFERIHVRFYGNDTRCAYGAGAGTWGVAEAWKKWAARYPRSEVYLGLAPAESGVPEGAQGTVAVYLKYLYYDLLPKVQEAPNYGGVMVWDRFSDKKTRWSTVVKGWA; this is translated from the coding sequence ATGGCATCCCGACGCCGGCCAAGCCCTCCGGCGGCGGAAGCTCTCCTCCcgctcgcgttcctgctcctaGCCTGCctgtccagcgccgccgccgcggccaagcAGACCGGCCAGCTCACCGTCTTCTGGGGCCGGAACGCGGGCGAGGGCACCCTGCGCGAGGCCTGCGACACGGGGCTCTACACCACCGTCGTCATCTCCTTCTACAGCGTCTTCGGCCACGGCCGCTACTGGGGCGACCTGTCGGGCcacccgctcgccggcgtcggcgccgacATCAAGCACTGCCAGTCCCGGAACGTCCTCGTGCTCCTCTCCATCGGCGGGCCCGGGACCGGCTACTCCCTCCCGTCGTCCCAGTCCGCCGCTGACGTCGCCGACAACCTCTGGAACGCGCACCttggcgggcgccgccgcggcgtgttCCGCCCCTtcggcgacgccgccgtcgacggcATCGACTTCTACATCGACGTCGGCGGGCCGGGCCACTACGACGAGCTGGCGCGCCGCCTCGACGGGTACAACCGGTTCTACCGCGGCCGGAAAGGGGTGCGGCTGACGGCGACGCCGCGGTGCGGGTTCCCGGACTCCCGGCTCGACGGCGCGCTGCGGACGGGGCTGTTCGAGCGCATCCACGTCCGGTTCTACGGCAACGACACGCGGTGCGCCTACGGGGCCGGCGCCGGGACCTGGGGCGTCGCGGAGGCGTGGAAGAAGTGGGCGGCGAGGTACCCGCGGAGCGAGGTGTACCTGGGGCTCGCCCCGGCGGAGAGCGGCGTGCCGGAGGGGGCGCAGGGCACCGTCGCCGTCTACCTCAAGTACCTCTACTACGACCTCCTGCCCAAGGTGCAGGAGGCGCCCAACTACGGCGGGGTCATGGTCTGGGACAGGTTCTCCGACAAGAAGACACGGTGGAGCACCGTCGTCAAGGGATGGGCCTGA
- the LOC120684834 gene encoding glycine-rich cell wall structural protein 2-like — protein sequence MATLGRASVLLFFLTVLCSTGPLPGPANARHFPRKDGISASATYLSKFSLPPLPWKSDSSHGSGSGHGFGWTISHNGSDTNIGFGGGAGGGIGTTRAGGSSAGGGVGLGVDIDIGKGGVDVGIGVGGSGAISTHNGSASVRGGLGEGIGIHFGPDGLVVTHGGGANVGGGGSDGASGSGSGVGHAGNAVGSGQGSGNASGGTGSGGGSGSGAGQGGFGGGGGGGTGSGRHP from the coding sequence ATGGCCACTCTCGGCAGAGCCAGTGTCTTGCTCTTCTTCCTCACGGTCCTTTGCTCCACGGGACCTCTACCTGGTCCTGCCAATGCAAGGCATTTCCCTCGTAAGGATGGCATTAGTGCCAGCGCCACCTATCTCAGCAAGTTCTCCTTGCCACCGCTACCCTGGAAGTCCGACAGCAGCCATGGATCGGGAAGTGGCCATGGATTCGGCTGGACCATTTCGCACAATGGGTCGGACACAAACATTGGATTTGGCGGGGGTGCTGGTGGTGGCATTGGTACCACCCGTGCTGGTGGCTCTAGTGCAGGCGGCGGAGTTGGCCTTGGGGTCGACATTGACATTGGCAAGGGTGGAGTGGATGTGGGCATCGGtgttggcggcagcggcgccatcAGTACCCACAACGGAAGCGCAAGTGTACGTGGTGGTCTTGGAGAAGGCATTGGAATCCACTTCGGCCCTGATGGTCTGGTTGTCACCCATGGAGGTGGTGCCAACGTAGGCGGTGGTGGCAGTGATGGTGCGTCCGGCAGTGGAAGCGGTGTTGGACATGCAGGCAATGCTGTGGGTAGCGGCCAAGGCTCTGGAAATGCAAGCGGTGGAACAGGCAGTGGCGGAGGGAGTGGAAGCGGCGCAGGACAaggaggctttggaggaggcgGTGGGGGTGGCACTGGAAGTGGTCGCCATCCGTGA